A genomic window from Pecten maximus chromosome 6, xPecMax1.1, whole genome shotgun sequence includes:
- the LOC117329365 gene encoding cyclin-I-like: MKLHSGISAKHLLQMLGESLHKEQGQWKPVSYKTQGNEHQEVLGQHRDEIVSWIIYQNNTFHFSPETVCLSIYLLDKFLQHVKVRPKYLHCVAISCYFIAAKTLEEDEVIPCTVDLVKISQVSCSVAEILRMEAVILNKLNWNIKYVTATDFLHILHAMLMCYHPQLLDGLSDMTPSQHLGVLTRKLFFCLSNHRLQTFKPSVICLAMISLELEQITQNWFSIMLMIQQMAGMDNKSLVWCRELISRFLVEKHLLPTGYHFLPHHPLRRIKTMKRKAEQVESDEEVEDDISDAIKRLYNEDTSCDGSLLRVSCGSEVHQDTEGTGGQLKPTPVAAN, from the exons ATGAAGCTGCACAGTGGTATCAGTGCTAAGCACTTGCTACAGATGCTTGGGGAGTCCCTTCACAAAGAGCAGGGACAATGGAAACCTGTGTCATACAAAACACAAGGCAATGAACATCAG GAGGTACTAGGACAACACAGAGATGAGATTGTTTCCTGGATCATTTACCAGAACAACACTTTCCATTTCTCTCCCGAAACTGTTTGTCTCAGTATTTACCTTTTGGACAAATTTCTTCAACATGTTAAG GTTCGCCCCAAGTATCTCCATTGTGTCGCAATCAGCTGCTATTTCATCGCAGCAAAGACCCTAGAGGAAGATGAG GTAATACCCTGCACCGTGGATCTTGTGAAGATAAGTCAAGTTTCCTGTTCTGTAGCAGAAATTCTCAGGATGGAGGCAGTGATTCTCAACAAACTTAACTGGAACATCAAATATGTAACAGCAACTGACTTCCTTCACATT CTCCATGCTATGCTGATGTGTTACCACCCCCAACTGTTGGATGGTCTGAGTGACATGACACCCTCCCAACATCTTGGTGTCCTCACACGGAAACTCTTCTTCTGCCTCAGCAACCACCGCCTGCAGACATTCAAACCGTCGGTCATCTGTCTGGCCATGATCAGTCTGGAGCTGGAACAGATAACCCAGAATTGGTTCTCCATCATGCTCATGATACAACAGATGGCAGGG ATGGACAACAAATCCCTGGTTTGGTGCCGAGAGCTAATAAGTCGGTTCCTCGTTGAAAAGCACTTGCTTCCTACTGGGTACCACTTTTTGCCCCACCACCCACTCCGGCGCATCAAGACCATGAAACGGAAGGCTGAGCAGGTTGAGTCTGATGAGGAGGTAGAAGATGATATTTCGGATGCTATCAAGAGGCTCTACAATGAGGACACAAGTTGTGATGGCAGCTTGCTACGGGTGTCATGTGGCTCGGAAGTGCACCAAGATACTGAAGGAACAGGTGGACAACTCAAGCCTACACCTGTAGCCGCCAACTAA
- the LOC117329362 gene encoding glycine receptor subunit alphaZ1-like → MLENQARVIVLLTICVIDRSLGGGPTKWEKINNILNKNDFSTPPWRAKRGKSTVTMEIFFSQIRRTGVHNVEFMFNIYQTWMDTRLSYDSKNPNDIVEISKRHWDKVWQPDLYPDNDISSYRHDVSKVNKLMWVLPNGTVTLGLRWTTELSCKLLTVQFPVGRSVCRIKFRTFSYRNEVLRLQWKKKRAIHFTPDSFENDLKIVRYKGRICTNDRVSLVRTSCAELRLHLKMDYSSSLLRLYLPSVFVVVMAWLSFWVRREQVAARTSLTTLCVVSMITEKMGVNFLMPEAAGVMAVEVWMFVCLTFVCGALCEFIWVHTLSEFERKAKVNGNMRHSSVTTADLPSVAQLRNRNNVTHTDIVVAGKTWRRRCAYCGIFLKSSQLETCAKILYALGFVSFQVVYWVYFLLVD, encoded by the exons ATGCTGGAGAACCAAGCGAGAGTGATTGTACTATTGACTATATGTGTGATAGACAGGAGTCTCGGTGGGGGACCGACAAA ATGGGAAAAGATAAACAATATCCTCAACAAAAACGATTTTTCTACGCCACCTTGGAGAGCCAAAc GTGGAAAGTCAACTGTCACAATGGAGATATTCTTCTCTCAGATTCGAAGAACAGGTGTTCAT aatgTGGAAttcatgtttaatatatatcaaacttGGATGGATACAAGATTGTCATATGACTCAAAAAATCCGAACGACATCGTAGAAATCAGCAAGCGACATTGGGATAAAGTATGGCAGCCGGATCTGTACCCTGATAATGATATCTCCTCCTACAGACACGACGTTTCTAAAGTCAATAAGTTAATGTGGGTTCTTCCTAATGGAACAGTGACATTAGGTTTAAG atgGACAACTGAACTTTCCTGCAAACTTCTTACGGTCCAATTTCCCGTGGGAAGATCCGTTTGCAGAATAAAATTTCGCACAT TCTCCTATAGAAACGAAGTTCTCAGACTACAATGGAAGAAGAAACGTGCTATTCATTTTACCCCAGACTCATTTGAAAACGACTTGAAGATAGTGCGATACAAAGGGAGAATCTGTACGAACGACAGAGTGTCAC TTGTTCGAACATCATGCGCAGAGTTGAGGTTGCACCTGAAGATGGACTACTCCTCCAGTTTATTGCGGCTGTATCTTCCCAGCGTTTTCGTGGTGGTAATGGCGTGGTTATCTTTCTGGGTACGCAGGGAGCAGGTCGCGGCCAGGACATCCCTTACTACTTTATGCGTCGTGTCTATGATTACAGAAAAAATGGGAGTCAACTTCTTGATGCCGGAAGCAGCTGGTGTTATGGCGGTGGAGGTATGGATGTTCGTCTGCCTAACTTTCGTGTGTGGAGCTCTTTGTGAGTTTATCTGGGTGCATACACTCAGTGAATTTGAGAGGAAAGCGAAAGTTAATGGAAACATGCGACACTCATCTGTAACTACAGCTGATCTACCAAGTGTCGCCCAGCTGAGGAATCGTAAT AACGTAACCCACACTGATATTGTGGTTGCTGGTAAGACTTGGAGACGGCGGTGTGCGTACTGTGGGATTTTCCTCAAATCGAGTCAGCTGGAAACATGTGCGAAGATTCTGTATGCATTAGGATTTGTCAGTTTTCAAGTAGTGTATTGGGTATATTTTCTTCTCGTTGATTAA